In Candidatus Nitrosotalea sinensis, the sequence AGCAGTGGAATCTTTCTGTATGTAGATGACGTGGATGCGGTGTTTAACAAGGCTATTTCTGCTGGTGCCAAAGCCAAGATGCCAGTTACAGACATGTTCTGGGGAGATAGATTTGCATCTGTTGAAGATCCATATGGACACGCATGGGCTATTGCGACTCATAAAAAGGACATGACACATGAAGAGATAAAAAAAGCCGGAGAAGCATTCTTCAAAAACATGTGTAAATGATCTTTTGAAGATTATATGTCTTGTTAGATGTTAATTAAAAAAATAAAGTAAGAACATCTAGAACAAATATTGGCATATTTTTCTCTTGTACATGGGAATTAGGACTCTGTCTGACTATGTCAAGTTCTATGTGGGGCTGAACATGCAAAGCAGCATTAGTCTGTCAAGTTTTGTATATAATGAAAAACTTGTACTAAAGAACAAACTAGACCAAGGCAAGGCAAAGCGAGAACATCTTGTAGAGGGACTCAAGATATTAGATGAACTCTTGCTTGAAATAAAAACAACCGGAGAAAAAGCAGTTTTAGAAAAATATTCAAAATAAATCTGACACAATCATGACGCCAAAAACCACAAGTACTAAAATATTTTCGTCTAGTCTTATATCTTTGAAACGCCATATTATATCATGAAACAACAATTTTGCCATATATGTAAAGAAGGTGGTAGGCAATGTGTTGAAGCTGACACAAAACAACAAGTGTACATGGAAATGTTTCATGTAGTTTGCGCCAAATGTGGGCGACCACTTGTGGCATAATCTTTCTCTTCCTTTTTGTCTGTGGTGTATCTTGGATAATTCTACAAGAAAACATTGTTCTCATATATTCAGTAAATACATCCCATACTTGACAAACATCATAATTTTGTGCCTAAATGGTACATATTCTAATTGTGAAGAAAATCGTGCCTGCAAATAGTTGAAAAAAGATGTCTCTATGCCTATTTGAAATTGATAAGCATAGAGTGAGCGATAATATTGTTTAGCCGATTAAGTTGGGCTAGGGCCTGTAATCGCTCGGAAGTAAACTCTGACACTTGGTTTTCGTGTACGTTACAGTCTGTTTTAAAGATTAAATCCAATTTTTTCTAGCGTTTGATCAACTATAGTTTAACAACACATGATGATTATACCACTATGATTCCAACATAGATCTAGCGTGCATACGATTAGATCTTTGATCTCTTGGAGATTGTAATCATCGCTACTATTGATATTACAATAATTAATCCTGCAAGTGGACCAAACTCTGGAATTGGTACATTTGCATCAAAGTCTGGCGCAATCTGTGCAAATTTTACAGGATCTTGTTGTTTTGCCACGTATAATCCCTGCAATACTTCTGGTTGTATCTTGGCAACTGAATCTGGATCTATGTTGATACTCTTAAGACACTGGTATGATATTCCTAAATTAGTCAACATCGGACTGGGATAAGTTGATTTTAAAAGAGTTGCAGCAATGTCTTCTGGTCTTTCCCCTGACCAGTACTTGTTTACTTGGTATACGAAATATGAATAATCTGATCTTGATGCTTGAATATCTGAACCATTGCAAGAATACTCTTTGGTTGTTGTATTGTATTGTGCAAATGCCTTTTCAGCAAGTATTGCAGGAGATAAAATCAAGACAGAAATTATCAGAATTGTTGCTAGTTTCATAAAATTTCACCCTTGTTTATGGATTAATCTCTCTTTGGAATGCCTCATCTGCTTGACCCTAGCGCGTCAAGGCTAAATGCAGGCTTGCCGTCTGTGACAAAAATGATGTTAAGTGTGTCTCCTTGAACAAGGGCTGTCTTTGATGTGTTGAAAACAGTCTTGTAGAGTGTGGTGTTTGAATCCCATTGTGGGCTAATCCACGCCTTGATTATCTTGACATCTGGGTTTAGCTGTGTTAGTGCGATATAGTTTGCATTTGCAAATCCCGTATCTGTTATGGTAACAAATGTAGTGTATTTTCCATCATTCATTGCAAATGTGCTAACTTTGGTAATCTTTCCATTTGAGGTACCGTCAATCAGACTGCTGGTATCATATGAGGCACTCTTGATGTACTTGTCTTGTGCGGTATTTCCAAATGAATTTGTAAATTTCTGAATCTGGCTGAAAAACATGTTACTTACCCACTTGTTCCACTCTCCTAGCTTGCAAACATGATCACCACATACTTTGGTTCCTCCAAGAAAACTGTATGTACTGATGTTATCTCCAAAATCTGATCTTGGTGTTAGTGCATATGCAACTGGAGCCAACACTGCAAGTGATAGTATGCTTGTAATTGTTGCAACCATTATTGCTTTCATTTGATGGCAGATTGCACGTTGATATCTAAATCAATTACTGAGGAAAAAGGCGCAAGTGTTTTATCTTGGAATATTTTCAGCATGTAAAAATAATTTTTTATTCAAAAATTTGGGACTAGTAGAAATTATGAGAAACTCTAAAATAAAAAAAATGCTCAAACGGTATATTGGGATATTCTAGATACTATCTTGTTGCAATTTGTCTAGTCTCAGCCGTGACATTTTCTTTATCATTTGCAGAAATTCCTGTTGTCATTCCACTTGGTGCCGCAAATCAAAACAATCCGTTTTCCTTGTCCCCTTCTACACTTGAAGTTCAAGTAAATGATACAGTCACATGGAAAAACCAGGACACTGCAGCACATACTGTAACTACCGGCAAGCCAGGACTTGGATTTGATGGAAGAATTGATAGTGGAATTATACCACCAGGCGGTACATTTTCGTACACTTTTACCAAGACTGGCCTGTACCAATACTATTGTCTGTTTCATCCATGGATGACTGGATTTGTAAATGTCGGAACAAGCACTCCTGACATGCCAATTGGAATACTGGTGTCAACTGACAAGTCTGTGTATTCAAAGGGTGATGCCATACATGTATCAGGTCAGGTGTCGCAATTTATTGCAAACAAGCAGGTTACAGTCTGGGTCACAGACTCTAAAGGCACTGGAGTATCAATAGTTCATACAGAAACCAGGACTGGAAGGGACTTTGGAGTTGACATACCTGTAACTGCAGCCACCTGGATTCCTGGCAATAACTATACAATATACGCACAATATGGTCCTGCAAGCTCTGTTGCAACAGCACTGGTCCAATACGAGCCAAGTTCTAACAACAATACTGTTCAAGATACGACAAGTGATGTCACACCTTCCAAGGACACATACATGTCATCATACAAAAAAGCAATTCCTGACTCTAATGGATATGTGACAGTTCAGACAGGGCGTCATGTATACACTTCGGATTCTCCTGTTATTGTATACGGCTCTATCTGGGATGGTGTGTTTGCCCAAGTTGGTGGAGGTGCATACCTGGCAACAGTTCCAATAAGTGATACCACAGGAAACACTGTGGCAGAGCTTGTTGATGTCACTATGACAGACATGAATGGAAATACGGTATCATCAAAACAAGTTCAAGTCTCAAGTGATGGAAGCTATGTCGCCCAAATGAAAATTCCAATAGACTCTGATGGATTGTATCATGTACAAGCACAACTCAAGACAAAAGATGGATTGGTGCAAACTCTGGGTGGTGATGTCATATCAAAACTTGGCTCTTCTACAAACTTTCTAGTTATCACACCTGATGCATTTCCGGTATCGACAAACTTGGGCAAGTATGATGTTGAGATATCAAGCAACTCTACTGTAACTGGTTTTACAGCAGATCTTGCACAGAAAAAGATCTCATTTAATGTCCAGGGAGAAAGCGGCACTCGTGGAACAACTGATGTTATAGTACCAAAATATGTTCTTGGTGGACAGATTCAAGTTTTAATTGACGGGATTGCACAGCCGTTTAATTCTGATGGTGTGATTGTTACATCTGATACTGCATCTGAGACTGGATTTGAGATAAACTATCATCATAGTGTGCATACCATTGAGTTGGTGGGCTCTGATGCTGCAGAACCTCCTGTACAAGTCCAGGCAGTGCCAGAGTTTGGGCTTGCACCTGTAATTTTGGCATTATCTGTAGCAGGAATTATTGCAGTATCGTACAGGACTAAATTAGTATAATTTGTGGAATCATCAATAATACGGACGATGACGTAGTAATATCATGCAAAAAATGCATATGTTCTGCAAAGGAACATGCTGGTTCTGCCAAACATCATGCAATCCATTCAAGTATACGCATGATGATTGTATCAGGGATTATTTTGCAAGGCCAAAACATTCGCGCATGATGAAAATCTAACACTCTGGTACAAGTTCAAATATTTCAAAGTGCATTATATTGTATGTTGCCAATATCTCGGCACGAGATGTATGGTAAGGCCAAAGCAGGCTCTGTAGCAGGAATTGCAGGCGGGATTGCATTACTTGCATCCTTTTTTGGAATAGATTCTAGTCTGAATCTGCCGTCTGGAAGTTTTTACATGATGATAGGACTAGCAGTAGGACTACATGGAATTCCTGCAATTGTTTTTGGAAGCATTGTACACATGGGAACCGCTGCTCTCATAGGGGCAGTATTTTGCATGTGCTCTGCACTACATCCTGCACTGTATCTGCGCAACATCTGGAAGGGAGTATTTGCAGGAGGAATCACTGGGCTTGAGGTGTATGCAATATTTTTCATGCCTATCGCCTTGTATCTTATGATTCCTACACTTGGCGTCGCAACAGGCTCTACTGCATCGTCACAGGAACTACTTGCAGTCTCCACACTCAAAGCGCATCTTGGTGTGATAATTTGGGGTGCTCTGGTACTGCATGTAATCTATGGTGTAGTAATGGGGTTTTTCTCTGGAATGATACTCCAAGAAGACTACAAGGGAGCAAGAAAGAAGAGCTTGTATGAACTCGAATCAGAATCTATGCCTGCAACATAGGTTCTCTTAATTTTTTGTTGTGGTATCATTCATCATATATCACAAGTGCTGGAAATACGCCTACATTGTCATGTCCTACAAAATATGTAAATTTTATGTCAATGACTTTTTTGTCAGATATTGATTTGTTGATGCAATCTTCAAGTAAGGTTTCATTTGATATTAATTCAATTCTCAATATGATATAATTTACTTTCATGATCGAAAAAGTTTCTTTGATGGTATGATGAACATTTTACAGAAAATTGTATTTTTGTTTTGTACCTGATGTCTGGATTTGTAAATATCCGTAAATATTATGATGCTGTATATGGTGCTATGGTTAGCTTGAGCAAGGCAGAACTGGCTGGCATCGTGGTGACAAGTGTCATGATTGCCATGATATGTACAAACTCGGCTTTTGCACAACAACAACCCTGTGGGGAGCAGCCCTATGTGTACAACGTTGGATGTCTTCCACTAAATTCTGCGCAAATGTATGCTGCAGTCATAGTGGGAGGAATAATTGCGTTGGCTGTGGGATGCGGAGCATCAGGGATACGATATAGCACAATACCATAACTCCAGGCAAGTTCGGAGCATTTGAGGTATAGATCTCTAGTGGAAATCATGATTGTTGTTTTTCTAAAACTATGAAATGCCTCTCATTATTTACACACTACCTCTCATAGTTTACCCAATGCCTCTCATGATCATCTTTTTATTTCGTGGATGTGTATTATAGCCCGGATAGCAATCAATGGGAGATACATTGACGCGCCTATGCCGGATCAGTGGAAATGGTAGTCTGAGGATTACTTGGTACTCCCGTTCTGTTGCTATCTTTGTTTATTCCATTCTTTTGTAAATTGCCTTGAAATCTTCTGCAATAAGATATGCAGTATTTTCCATGTGCGTCATCTCTGTCATGTTTGATTTTCCTCTTGCAATCTGTCGTATCAAAGTCATGCATTTGTGAATCTGGTTGTGCTCAAGAGGGTCCTGGCCTGACATGGAATCAAAACAATCTACAAAATCAAGGCAGAAATTCAGTACGATTACCTCCCAGTTTTCTGTGTTTACTGGATATCCTATGCCGTGTGCAAACAGTCTAAATTCATTGCTTCTGTCAATTAGGAGCATCTTGAGTGCTTGGTGGGCTTTTCGTAAATCATACTTGTTTAATGCACTAGAACCTTGCATGGGGATAGATACGTCAAAATTGTATTTTAAGTAGATCAAAGCCCCAGATTTTCTTCTTGTATTGTACTGTTGTACGAAAATATCTTTTGAAGTTTTGATCGTATCATTGAATATGTCTTGATAAAAAATGGATTACTAGATTGACTTGTTGCACTTGGGCAGCCTTCCATGTTCGTACTGGAATGCTGTGAGCTGTTTTTCTTCTTCTGCTTCTGGGAATAGTGTTTCATGGTAACAAAATGATACTGCCCCCTTGATGCAAGAATCGTTTGTGTTCAAGTGCTCTTCTAGTATTTTTTTTATATTGTTTGCAGCACCAATGTATGTGGTCTCATGCTCAGAACCTAGAAAGTAAACTCCTGCCTTTTCTGGTGCCTTTGATATGGTGTCCTTGTTAAATGGAGCCCAGTCAGAGTATGACATGGCATTGTTGTGTGATTCTGATGATTTAACAGCCATGGTCAACGGTTTGCAACCATTGGTTTGTGGAAAAGATATCTGCCATACCATGTTATGTCAGTTTTATTAGTCACCGAGTGTAATTGTATGGTATGAACATCTACGACAAAAAGTCTGTTCACTGTTCTAGATGTGACAGGTTCATAGGGGAGATTGATTGCGATGCAGTTGTGTTTTTGCCACAATGTGGCAAGTGCGCAAATCCAATGCCTGAAGGCGATGACAAGGTGCAATATATTGTGGGCAAGTTCAACAAAAATCCAAAAAATCTTGTGCCCATCGATACCTTTGCCTAGCCTTTTTTTGTTGTTTTTGTACCACCAAAATGTTACGATTTATTTCTCAGGTGAATTGACGTATGTATGAGATGCCAATCTATTATTGCCTTGATTGTAAGAAGATAATAATCAACAAGACTGGAGATTATGGACCGTATTGTCCTTCTTGCAAAAAGAAAAGAAAGTCAGGTACTCAACCGGCAGATCTATAAGGTATGATGTTCATTACTTGGCAAGTTGGATCCATGGTGGAAAGGCTTTGAGAAATTGGAATCTGATATTGAAGAAATTTCCATCCCTGAAGACAAACCCATTCTTGTTGAGAATTAGTTTTCTATTGTTTGTCTTTGGATTATTTTGAATGTGCCTGAAAATACGGTTAATTATTACATTCTAGTGAAACTATGTCATGGAATGTCCAAGATGTGGTTCACCAATGGACTCGTCAAAGACAGATTCCAAGACTGTGTACACTTGTTTTTGCTGTAATTTCAGGATGGAGTCTAGTTAAATTCTAGTTCTGTGTCTTGCTATGTAATGAAATTTGATGACTTTTGGGGAATGATATCGTCTGATCTTGTAACTCCAAAGCAATTTTCAACCCAAACCAAACCATTTTCTGCCAAATATTCTGGTGGTAGGATAATGGTCACTGCAGGTGAAATGCTGTGGCCAATTGAACGATCAGATATGAGAGTAATATGGAACAAGGCAATATCAATGCATGAAAAGATGAGGTTTATCCACACTAGCTATTCTCATGAAAACATCCGTACATCTTCATACATAATATCTCTAATGAAACACTATGTTGTAGATGAATCCAAGATTGAATGATGTAATTTAGATTTTTTCACTCTTCAAACAAATCACATTATCACGATATTGAAATCTCAACCTGTACTACATATGATCAAAAACAACTCAAATCTTAGACATTCTATGCTTATTAGGACTCTGGTATGTACATGTACATCTTTTGATGATTATAAAACAAGATACAAATTCCAAAATTGGAATTCATCAAAAATATGTAATGCAATTTTCAAATAAATTATTTTATAAAACATGTATAGTTATATCAAGTGAGATAATCAGTAAATGCTACAAAATGAATTTCATTTTTTCAATGCAATTGCAGTTTTTGTGGCATCTATTGTTCCACTATATCTAACATTCAAATTAAAAAATCCAAAATTAAAAAAACTCACACTTGTACTTGGCATATTTATAATAATTCATGGAATATATCACTCTGTAGGTTCGTTAGGTAATATTTTTCTAGCCAAGGGAATCCTTGATCCTCTCTCTGCTATGGTTTTACTTGGATTTGGATTAATGTATCTAAGATTTCAAACAAAAAAGGAGACTAGAACATGATGCCAACTGATGCAGATAATTTAGTGTATTCTATGAATGATGTAACACTTGGACTCTTGCTTGGTTCTTTAATCATATTTGGCTGGTTAGCATATCGCTCTAAAAACATAAAAAAATTCCAATTCCAGATATCTGTATTTATCATAGTGTGGATAGTAGGAGAAGTAATACAAAATAAAAGAATAGCAAGCCTGATTCCTTTGCCTGAAATTGGGCTCTTGATTCATGCATCATCAATGGCATTTCTTACAGTAATGTTGTGGCTAAGATTGTACTATTCAAAAAGAAAGGGAAAGACCATGATAGAAGACACAGAGGGATAACAAAGGAACACAAATAACATGATAGTAAAAAATCAAGCAGCAAAAAGATCTATCCGTAATGCCCTTGCAGATGAAGAAATGATGAAGATCTTGGATTGTGCCTTGTTTCATTTAAAATCAGTAAATGACATTATAAAAGAATGTGACATTCCTCATACCACCGCATATCGGAAAATAAAGTGGCTTCTTAGTGAGAATCTCCTGGTAGTAGACAAGATTGAGATAACACCTGACGGCAAAAAATCCAGTCTGTTCCGAAGTGTCTTCAAATCTATTTCTGTAAAATATGACATGGGAAATATCATAATTGAAGCAGAAGAAAGTTTTGACATGGTTGAGAAGATAGCGGAAACTTTTTTTTCTCTAGATTAATTCCACATCTGGAATTCAGAAAAGGAATTCGTATTTTCTCTTATAATGAGATTGTCAACATTTCTTTTCAATCATGATTCAAACCGCCAAACACCATGAAATCAGCTATGGAGGAACGACATGAAAAAGCAGTGGAAACTTGTAACGCTTTTTGCAATTGTGCCAGTGGTATTAGCTATTGTGTTGTTTCAGATGTTTTCTGGGCAAGGGTCTGTTCCAGGAATGTCAACACATGAATCCATGACTGAAACTGGACATGAATTCATGATTGGAGACGAACAAGAAAACAAGCCCATATCTGTGACTTCTGATGGCATAGACTTGAAATTTGCAGCACAACCAATGATTCATCAATATGAATTGGCTACTGTAAAAATGAACATCACTGATGCCAACTCAAATGCACGACTAAGCCATGTTGACTGGGCAATTGTAGTAAAAGACCCACAAGGAAATGTCTTTTACAAAACTACTACAGCTCACTCGCATGTTGGCATGATGGACTTTAAAGTTGCCTTCCCAGTAGCCGGAAACAATACTGTTTCTGTTACAACATCATCTATTGGAACTGCCATGATGGGACTAGAACCCACTCCTAAAGGAAGAACACATACTATGATCTCAGGCTCGCTTCAAGGATTCAAAACAGATCCATTAAATAATTTTGGAGCAAGAACATTTGAATTTCCTGTATACGTTGAGACACAAAATAACATGTCGCCTCTTGAAAATACCTCTGGAAATCAAAATGTGCAGACATCTACAATAGATAGTGTACACACCATTGCTGGTGAAAATAACGGAACTTCAGTAAACGTGCAGGTGCAATCACAATCAAACATAGTGGCAGGAAAACCATCCACCTTTATCATTACACTGACCAAAAGCAGTGATAATTCCATGATTACACATCCTGATCTACAACTCACTGCACAGATGTCCAATTACACAATATCCCAGTCAGCTGCACTACAAGGAAACCCCACAATCAATGGAGCAATACATGGACATACCGGCGTGATGACATGGAGTCCCACATTTCCAACTGGAGGAAAATACACTATATCGATAGACCTGACTCCAAGCACACTTTCAAACTATGATTGGGGGTATGCAACTACCAAGTTTGATGTATTTGTATCACAATCAAATGATGCATCTGCAGAGACAACGCAAGAACAACCTGTCAATACCGTTAGTATCTTAGGTCTAGAGTCACCATTTTTTACTCCCAATGTGCTTAATGTAAAGACCGGTACAACAGTCACATTTGTCAACACTGATGCCACAGGTCACACAGTCACATCCGTAAAACCTGGAACCACCGATCCTGATGGAATCTTTGATAGCGGGTTGCTCACTGCCAAGAAAAACACGTTTTCCTTCAAATTTGACAAGCCAGGAACTTACGAATACATTTGTAGTGTTCACACACACATGCATGGAACCATAATTGTATCGTAAATTCTTATTTTTTATACGTCATATTGGGCTCGTCAATGATTGGAATCTTCTACATCTTATGAACATAATATATTATTTAAAATATGAAATTCCTGATATTTGTCAAAACTCTAAGGTTTTATCGGCACATTCTAACCAAGACATCTTTACATATGATTGAAAACCACATCATCATATTATGGAAGAAAAAAAGAGAATGAAATCCAACACTGAAGATGAATACAACAAGGCCCTTGCATCTGAAGACCCGACTTCAATATCTGAGGAAGAAAAGGAGAGACTGACAAGGGAAGCTATCAAGAAATTCAAGTCACTGTGATTTCAAAAATAATTTTATTGATTATTTAATCATAAAAATGAGAAGAAGAGTCAGGATACTGACATAGTGCACTTCTTGTTGGACATACTACATGGATATGTGTGATGGAAAAAATGATTTTCAACAAAATCTAAATACAAAGATCAAATCACGCTAGACATTGAGCCAAGACAAAATGTACAAGGAAATGGTAACAGTGATCATAGAAAAAACACTTCTTGACATCAGCCTGCCTGTCTACGAGTCCGTAGTCTCATCTCTGAAATCAAAGTACTATTGTACCATATCTGATTGTTATGAAAACCCGCAATATCTCAAAAAAGTCCTAACCGAATACTTTGGCAATTCCTCTAATATAGTAATTGACAATATAACCAATGAACTGCAAAAAACAATCAAAAACCAATCCATCACAAAATTTCTCACAGTTTTAAATCACTAAGATCTAATTGCCCCTGTACTGTATGTTTTACTCTGGGTCTAGTATGAAAGATTCTAACAGCTTATTACTATACTGCCAAGACATGATATCGTGACCCAAACTGACGAAAACAGTAACACTGTACAAAAATCAGCCTGGCTTGCATTGGCAATAATCAGCAGCCTTGCACTTGTTACAATGTATGGTGAAACAATGGTCTTGCCTGCAATTCCTGATTTTATCAAAGATTTTCAAATATCATATAACGTCTCATCCTGGATTTTATCCTCGTATCTTATTGCAGGCGCAGTAATGACCCCTATTGCAGGCAAGCTCTCAGATATCTATGGCAAGAAAAAGGTCCTACTTGTAGTCATGATAGTATACTGTACGGGAATACTGGGGGGAGGATTTGCAGACTCCTTTGGAACCATGATACTTGCAAGAATAGCACAAGGGGTTGGAATATCCATGTTTCCAATCGCATTTGGAATTGTACGTGATATCTTTCCAATGCAAAAACTTGCAATTGCCCAAGGCATATTTACTTCAACATTTTTCGGAGGCTCTGTAGTAGGCCTGGTAGTTGGGGCAAGAATCATATCCTCATTTGGCTGGCATGCAACATTTTTCTCGGTATTTCCAATTGCAATACTATTAGCAGCTGTGATGGCAAAACTAATCACAGTCCCCAAGATACAAAACAACAATTCTAAACACTATCTTGATGTTAAAGGCGCAATCATACTTTCTGCAACCATTATTTTATTTCTAACAGGGGTGTCATATTTGCAAGAAATTAACACTGGAAATTATAACTCTGTATTTTATTTTATATCTGCTGCTGTTCTAGTTGTGATATTTTCCATGGAAGAAAAAAAGGCAAAACACCCACTTGTCGACCTTGTCATTCTAAAAGACAAGATA encodes:
- a CDS encoding cupredoxin domain-containing protein; this translates as MGYSRYYLVAICLVSAVTFSLSFAEIPVVIPLGAANQNNPFSLSPSTLEVQVNDTVTWKNQDTAAHTVTTGKPGLGFDGRIDSGIIPPGGTFSYTFTKTGLYQYYCLFHPWMTGFVNVGTSTPDMPIGILVSTDKSVYSKGDAIHVSGQVSQFIANKQVTVWVTDSKGTGVSIVHTETRTGRDFGVDIPVTAATWIPGNNYTIYAQYGPASSVATALVQYEPSSNNNTVQDTTSDVTPSKDTYMSSYKKAIPDSNGYVTVQTGRHVYTSDSPVIVYGSIWDGVFAQVGGGAYLATVPISDTTGNTVAELVDVTMTDMNGNTVSSKQVQVSSDGSYVAQMKIPIDSDGLYHVQAQLKTKDGLVQTLGGDVISKLGSSTNFLVITPDAFPVSTNLGKYDVEISSNSTVTGFTADLAQKKISFNVQGESGTRGTTDVIVPKYVLGGQIQVLIDGIAQPFNSDGVIVTSDTASETGFEINYHHSVHTIELVGSDAAEPPVQVQAVPEFGLAPVILALSVAGIIAVSYRTKLV
- a CDS encoding DUF7508 domain-containing protein, which produces MAVKSSESHNNAMSYSDWAPFNKDTISKAPEKAGVYFLGSEHETTYIGAANNIKKILEEHLNTNDSCIKGAVSFCYHETLFPEAEEEKQLTAFQYEHGRLPKCNKSI
- a CDS encoding MFS transporter, with the protein product MTQTDENSNTVQKSAWLALAIISSLALVTMYGETMVLPAIPDFIKDFQISYNVSSWILSSYLIAGAVMTPIAGKLSDIYGKKKVLLVVMIVYCTGILGGGFADSFGTMILARIAQGVGISMFPIAFGIVRDIFPMQKLAIAQGIFTSTFFGGSVVGLVVGARIISSFGWHATFFSVFPIAILLAAVMAKLITVPKIQNNNSKHYLDVKGAIILSATIILFLTGVSYLQEINTGNYNSVFYFISAAVLVVIFSMEEKKAKHPLVDLVILKDKIFLSTNVIVMIVGVSTFMVYQTIPILIQSPKPLGFGGDAITTANVQLPFMIVSLVVSAASGFIVSKVGNFRLTAIGTIVCTIGFFTLLLFHGTELEIASALGVLSVGLSFAFVGGFNIILVSSPQKAEGIALGMAVLLMLVGQSLGPSVAGMFQQMYGQSIPGIPGEFPSAQSYIQIFTTAGILALVSVTLVVLLRKKIKPMTEYTSH
- a CDS encoding cupredoxin domain-containing protein — encoded protein: MKKQWKLVTLFAIVPVVLAIVLFQMFSGQGSVPGMSTHESMTETGHEFMIGDEQENKPISVTSDGIDLKFAAQPMIHQYELATVKMNITDANSNARLSHVDWAIVVKDPQGNVFYKTTTAHSHVGMMDFKVAFPVAGNNTVSVTTSSIGTAMMGLEPTPKGRTHTMISGSLQGFKTDPLNNFGARTFEFPVYVETQNNMSPLENTSGNQNVQTSTIDSVHTIAGENNGTSVNVQVQSQSNIVAGKPSTFIITLTKSSDNSMITHPDLQLTAQMSNYTISQSAALQGNPTINGAIHGHTGVMTWSPTFPTGGKYTISIDLTPSTLSNYDWGYATTKFDVFVSQSNDASAETTQEQPVNTVSILGLESPFFTPNVLNVKTGTTVTFVNTDATGHTVTSVKPGTTDPDGIFDSGLLTAKKNTFSFKFDKPGTYEYICSVHTHMHGTIIVS